The Anaerolineae bacterium genome contains the following window.
CATCTTCTTCATCCGCCGCTATCTGTTCAATATGTGGGGGCAGATCACCAAGTGAGGCAAGGCTATGGCCGAGATCAAGATCGAGCATGTCACCAAAACCTTCGGCAAGGTGACCGCCGTTGATGACGTCAGTCTAACTATTGAAGATCAGGAATTTGTGGTGCTCCTTGGCCCCAGCGGCTGCGGCAAGACGACGCTGCTCCGCGCCGTGGCGGGGCTGGGCCTGCCTGACTCTGGCCGGATCAGCATTGGCGGTCGGGAGATCACCTACCTGCCTCCACGCGAGCGCGGCATTTCCATGGTCTTTCAGAGCTACGCCATCTTCCCGCATATGACGGTCTACGACAATATTGCCTTTGGCCTGACCATGCGCAAGGCCGACCGCGCGGTAATCGACCGCCAGGTGCGCCAGGCTGCCGAGATGCTACACATCGATGACATGTTGCAGCGTTACCCCAGCCAGATGAGCGGTGGCCAGCGCCAACGTGTGGCGGTCGCCCGCGCCCTGGCTGTCCAGGCGGAAGTCCTGCTAATGGATGAGCCGCTCAGCAACCTGGACGCCCTGCTGCGGCTGGAGATGCGCGCCGAACTCAAGCGTCTGCTGGCCGACCTTAAGGTCACCACAATCTACGTCACCCATGACCAGATCGAAGCCCTGAGCATGGGCGACCGCATCGCCGTCATGCGCAACGGCCGTATCCTGCAGTGCGACACGCCCACCCGCGTTTACGACATGCCTGCCGACCGTTTCATTGGTGGCTTCATCGGCAACCCGCCGATGAACTTCCTGGTGGGCCAGGTTCAGCAGGAAAACGGCGCGGTGAAGGTGCGCATTGGTGACTTCACCCTCACCCCGACCCCTGTCTACACCGAGCTACTCAAAAGCTATGATGGGCGGCCGATCGTGATCGGCATCCGGGCAGAAAACATGGAGGCATTGCGCAACCCCGCTGAGGACGCACTCAAGGTGCGGGTGCTGGTCGTTGAACCGCTGGGATCGCAGAATCTGCTGACCATCAAGGTGCACGACGACATCATCAAGCTCTCTACCCACCCGGACTTCCCCGCCCTCCCAGACAGCGATATCTGGGTGCGCTTCCCGGTGGAGAAAATCCGCTGGATCGACCGCGAGACCGGAAGGACAATCCTGCCGGCGTGAACACAAGCGAACTTCTAACGACGTACCACCGCCGCCGGTTGATCCAGTCAGCAGGCGGCAAACCTCTGGATTTTGCTGGCGGTGGTCTCACCGGCAGTGTCAACCACGACGGGCGCCTGACTGCCCTCAACGGCTACCACCCGGCGCACGGCTACGTTACGCTCACCACCGCCCTGCCCTTCCCGGAGGGGGGACGCTACAACCCGGCAGCAGTGCGGGCCTACCGCGCCGGGTTGGCTACCCTGGAAGGCTTCGGTCTGTCGTTCGCTACGCCGATCGTCGGGCGCGAAGCCTGGCTGGTCGAAGACGCTGTGCCTCACCTGCGCCTGACCCTGGCCGACGGGTCAACCGCCGAATGCACCACCTTCATCCCTGTTGATACGCCCGTGGGATTGATTCAGATCTGGCGCTTCTCGCGGGCCGGTATGCCTGTCCGTCTGAGTGGGCGAGTCTCGCTCCAGCGCTGTGCCTACACCCAGCTCACCGAGGGCGGGCCGCTGCCCATGCCCTCCCACGAAACACGGCCCTTCTACCCCCGCTCAGGTGGCCCAGTAGGCCTGGTAAACCCGGCGCTGGGCTGGGCAGTTGTGCTTTCCGCCACCGAAGCCAACCCGAACCCTGACGGTACACTCATGCTCGGTGGCGCGCCTCTCACTGCGCCTGGCTGTGATCCTGCTATGCCGGAGATCGCCCTCTTCATCGCCCCAGGCAGCAATCCGGACGAGGCCTGGGATACCTGGAG
Protein-coding sequences here:
- a CDS encoding ABC transporter ATP-binding protein, coding for MAEIKIEHVTKTFGKVTAVDDVSLTIEDQEFVVLLGPSGCGKTTLLRAVAGLGLPDSGRISIGGREITYLPPRERGISMVFQSYAIFPHMTVYDNIAFGLTMRKADRAVIDRQVRQAAEMLHIDDMLQRYPSQMSGGQRQRVAVARALAVQAEVLLMDEPLSNLDALLRLEMRAELKRLLADLKVTTIYVTHDQIEALSMGDRIAVMRNGRILQCDTPTRVYDMPADRFIGGFIGNPPMNFLVGQVQQENGAVKVRIGDFTLTPTPVYTELLKSYDGRPIVIGIRAENMEALRNPAEDALKVRVLVVEPLGSQNLLTIKVHDDIIKLSTHPDFPALPDSDIWVRFPVEKIRWIDRETGRTILPA